One stretch of Corynebacterium callunae DSM 20147 DNA includes these proteins:
- a CDS encoding cation:proton antiporter subunit C — protein MILALGIAILFGGGVYLIQQRGMVRIVFGMSLIGHAANLTILYTGVPTWRGEAFPDRTALADAADPIPQAFVLTAIVIAMATTTIMLTLAALGRSDDTRSIEPDDDQSPLTTSARSVTNPSDQVARTAEQKAGDK, from the coding sequence ATGATTCTCGCACTCGGCATAGCCATCCTTTTTGGCGGTGGCGTCTACCTCATCCAACAACGTGGCATGGTGCGCATTGTTTTTGGCATGTCTTTGATTGGTCACGCTGCCAACCTGACCATTTTGTATACCGGTGTTCCCACCTGGCGTGGCGAGGCTTTCCCCGACCGCACCGCGCTAGCTGATGCAGCTGACCCCATCCCCCAGGCCTTCGTGCTGACCGCCATTGTTATTGCCATGGCTACCACCACCATCATGTTGACCTTGGCTGCTTTGGGACGCAGTGATGACACTCGTTCCATCGAACCTGATGATGATCAATCCCCGCTGACCACCTCAGCGCGCTCTGTTACCAACCCAAGTGATCAAGTAGCTCGCACCGCAGAGCAGAAGGCGGGAGACAAATAA